In one window of Gopherus evgoodei ecotype Sinaloan lineage chromosome 9, rGopEvg1_v1.p, whole genome shotgun sequence DNA:
- the P2RY4 gene encoding P2Y purinoceptor 4: protein MATSVTTFPAPTPDFQLTANTTSEGEKNCVFNEEFKFILLPMSYGFVFVVGLLLNFWALWMFICKMRPWNATTTYMFNLAVSDTLYVISLPTLVYYYADRNNWPFGEGLCKIVRFLFYANLYCSILFLTCISVHRYVGVCHPIQSLRWVKTKHARLICVGVWFVVIICLIPNLIFVTISTRGNDTLCHDTTKPEEFDHYVHYSSSIMALLFGIPFLVIVVCYSLMAKRLWKPSLSSSNQSISFYRKRSIKIIIIVITVFVICFLPFHITRTLYYIARLFQANCRTLNIVNFTYKITRPLASINSCIDPILYFLAGDKYRGRLRRAALKMPKSENPSTLALISQLKKNASYSINDA from the coding sequence ATGGCCACTTCAGTGACGACATTCCCAGCTCCAACACCTGATTTCCAGCTGACAGCAAATACCACCAGCGAAGGTGAGAAGAATTGCGTCTTCAATGAGGAGTTTAAATTCATCCTGCTGCCCATGTCCTATGGGTTTGTCTTTGTGGTGGGGCTGCTGCTCAATTTCTGGGCCTTGTGGATGTTTATCTGTAAGATGAGACCCTGGAACGCTACCACCACCTACATGTTCAATCTGGCCGTCTCAGACACTCTGTATGTgatttctctccccaccctggtCTATTACTATGCTGACCGCAACAACTGGCCCTTTGGGGAGGGACTCTGCAAGATTGTGCGCTTTCTCTTCTATGCCAACCTATACTGTAGCATACTCTTCCTCACCTGCATCAGCGTGCACCGCTACGTGGGGGTCTGCCACCCCATTCAGTCGCTTAGGTGGGTAAAGACCAAGCACGCCCGCCTCATCTGCGTGGGTGTGTGGTTCGTTGTCATCATTTGCCTCATACCCAACCTGATCTTTGTCACCATCAGCACCAGGGGCAATGACACCCTTTGCCATGACACTACCAAGCCCGAAGAGTTTGACCACTATGTGCATTACAGCTCCTCAATCATGGCCCTCCTCTTTGGCATCCCCTTTCTGGTGATCGTTGTGTGCTACAGCCTGATGGCTAAGAGGCTTTGGAAACCTAGCCTATCTAGCTCCAACCAGAGCATCTCTTTCTACAGGAAACGCTCTATCAAAATTATCATCATTGTAATCACAGTCTTTGTCATCTGCTTCCTACCCTTCCACATCACACGGACACTGTACTATATTGCCCGGCTCTTCCAAGCCAACTGCAGGACCCTCAACATCGTCAACTTTACTTACAAGATCACACGGCCTCTGGCCAGCATCAACAGCTGCATAGACCCCATCCTGTACTTCCTGGCTGGGGATAAGTACAGGGGAAGGCTGCGTCGGGCTGCGCTCAAAATGCCCAAATCTGAGAACCCATCTACTCTAGCCCTCATCTCACAACTCAAGAAGAATGCCAGCTACTCCATAAATGATGCCTGA